The following coding sequences are from one Rhodobiaceae bacterium window:
- the yidC gene encoding membrane protein insertase YidC: MSDNKNLLLAAVLSMAVLAGWQYFFIEPKMEAERAVQAEIAAAQEEAAESAIPQVLESRPNSPADLGDGTLLTGLPRDLALTQSERVQIDTDLVAGSISLTGARIDDLQLHTYHETVDPNSPEIVLFSPANSISPYFAEFGWSAPASAGLKLPTRDTVWTAPSGASLAANGSVTFTYDNGEGLVFNRTITVDENYMFTVDQNVTNNTGTAVTLYPYGLVSRTGTPEIEGFFILHEGMIGVLGEEEGLVEIDYDEILEDREIKYTANEGWLGITDKYWATVLIPEQGANFDARFSEGPNPRKNVYQTDYLVVDGLTAEPGATLNHTARLYAGAKVVDMIDAYDEEGIFRFELMIDWGWFYFLTKPLFVGLDYVFGIVGNFGIAILIVTVIIKIFFFPLANRSYEAMSKMKKLQPDMEKLRDQYADDKMKQQQEIMELYKKEKVNPLAGCLPVVIQIPVFFALYKVLFVTIEMRHAPFYGWIQDLSAPDPTTLFNLFGLIPWDPPSLLMVGIWPILMGITMFVQQRMNPAPSDPTQQMIFTWMPLFFVFILASFPAGLVIYWAWNNLLSVLQQGVIMRRQGVPIELFSNLGFEKLFKRSASKDET, from the coding sequence ATGTCTGACAATAAGAATTTACTTCTTGCCGCCGTCCTGTCGATGGCCGTTCTTGCAGGTTGGCAGTACTTCTTTATTGAGCCGAAGATGGAAGCCGAGCGCGCTGTGCAGGCAGAAATCGCTGCGGCGCAAGAAGAAGCGGCTGAGTCAGCCATTCCACAGGTCCTTGAGAGCCGACCCAACAGCCCTGCCGACCTTGGCGATGGTACATTGCTGACCGGCCTGCCACGTGATCTGGCGCTCACCCAAAGTGAGCGTGTTCAGATTGATACAGATCTTGTCGCAGGCTCGATCTCACTCACCGGCGCGCGGATCGACGATCTGCAACTGCATACCTATCACGAGACCGTTGATCCCAACTCGCCAGAAATCGTTCTCTTTTCGCCGGCCAATTCGATCTCACCCTATTTCGCTGAATTCGGTTGGTCTGCGCCTGCCTCTGCAGGCTTGAAGCTTCCTACCCGCGACACAGTTTGGACTGCACCTTCAGGTGCGTCGCTTGCCGCCAATGGGTCTGTGACATTCACATATGACAATGGCGAAGGCCTTGTCTTCAACCGCACGATTACGGTCGATGAGAACTACATGTTCACGGTTGATCAGAACGTCACCAACAATACCGGCACCGCCGTTACGCTTTACCCATACGGCCTGGTATCGCGTACGGGCACGCCGGAAATTGAAGGCTTCTTCATTCTGCATGAAGGCATGATCGGGGTGCTTGGTGAGGAAGAAGGTCTTGTCGAAATTGACTATGATGAGATCCTGGAAGACCGCGAGATCAAATATACAGCCAATGAAGGCTGGCTCGGCATCACCGACAAATATTGGGCGACGGTTCTGATCCCTGAACAAGGCGCCAATTTTGATGCGCGGTTCTCTGAAGGACCCAACCCGCGCAAGAATGTTTACCAGACTGACTATCTGGTCGTTGACGGCCTGACGGCGGAGCCTGGCGCCACGCTCAATCACACGGCGCGGCTTTATGCGGGCGCCAAAGTGGTCGACATGATCGATGCTTATGATGAAGAAGGCATCTTCCGCTTTGAACTGATGATCGACTGGGGATGGTTTTACTTCCTTACCAAACCCCTCTTCGTTGGCCTTGATTACGTCTTCGGCATCGTTGGCAATTTTGGCATCGCCATCCTGATCGTTACGGTCATTATCAAGATCTTCTTCTTCCCGCTCGCCAACCGCTCCTATGAAGCGATGAGCAAGATGAAGAAACTGCAGCCCGACATGGAAAAGCTGCGGGACCAATATGCTGATGACAAGATGAAGCAGCAGCAAGAGATTATGGAGCTCTACAAGAAGGAGAAGGTGAACCCCCTTGCTGGTTGTTTGCCGGTGGTGATCCAGATCCCTGTCTTCTTTGCTCTCTATAAGGTCCTGTTCGTCACCATAGAAATGCGTCATGCGCCCTTCTATGGCTGGATCCAGGATCTGTCCGCGCCCGATCCAACGACGCTGTTCAACCTGTTTGGACTGATCCCTTGGGATCCACCATCGCTTCTGATGGTTGGTATCTGGCCGATTCTCATGGGCATCACGATGTTTGTGCAGCAACGCATGAACCCTGCTCCTTCGGACCCAACGCAACAGATGATTTTCACCTGGATGCCGCTCTTCTTTGTCTTCATCCTGGCAAGCTTCCCTGCTGGCCTTGTGATTTATTGGGCATGGAACAACCTGCTGTCTGTTCTTCAGCAGGGCGTCATCATGCGCCGTCAGGGCGTCCCGATTGAGCTTTTCTCAAACCTTGGTTTTGAGAAATTGTTTAAGCGCTCTGCCAGCAAAGATGAAACGTAA
- a CDS encoding ribonuclease P: protein MTLSEGSLMRRAPFLVEDPMERLKARRDFLKAARGRKWAAPGLVLQARERTLAQAEPLADARVGFTVTKKVGKAHIRNRAKRRLRSVASDVLALAARPGYDYVLIGRAGTISRSYPDLTKDLETALAKVHAQKTRADTNKRRQASQKQG, encoded by the coding sequence ATGACCCTCTCAGAAGGGTCTCTGATGCGGAGAGCCCCTTTTCTTGTCGAGGACCCGATGGAGCGCCTCAAGGCCCGCCGCGATTTCCTGAAAGCCGCCAGAGGCCGCAAATGGGCGGCTCCAGGGCTCGTGCTTCAGGCCCGAGAGCGAACCCTGGCACAGGCCGAGCCCCTAGCAGACGCGCGAGTCGGCTTTACCGTTACAAAAAAAGTGGGCAAAGCCCATATCAGAAACCGGGCGAAACGTCGGCTGCGTTCTGTCGCATCTGACGTTCTGGCACTTGCCGCGCGTCCGGGTTACGACTACGTCCTAATCGGACGCGCGGGAACCATTTCCCGCTCCTATCCTGATCTTACGAAGGATCTTGAAACGGCTCTCGCCAAGGTGCATGCGCAGAAGACACGCGCGGACACGAATAAGCGGCGACAGGCATCTCAGAAACAAGGGTGA